In one Mucilaginibacter sp. PAMB04168 genomic region, the following are encoded:
- the pyrE gene encoding orotate phosphoribosyltransferase produces the protein MFNKNEIEQQVAEFLLQIKAIKLQPDNPFTWASGWKSPIYCDNRVTLSYPSIRTYIRQQLSLVIQEEFGSVACIAGVATAGIPQGALVAQELGLPFVYVRAKPKDHGTGNLIEGEIMPGKRVAVVEDLISTGKSSLQAVDALREAGYEVAGLAAIFSYGFDVAEENFKKAKCRYVTLSNYNAMLKFAEEKQYINSASMDLLKQWRNNPAEWGK, from the coding sequence ATGTTTAATAAAAATGAGATTGAACAGCAAGTGGCTGAATTTCTGTTGCAAATTAAAGCAATTAAATTACAACCCGACAATCCTTTTACATGGGCTTCGGGCTGGAAATCTCCAATTTACTGTGATAATCGCGTAACGCTCTCATACCCGTCTATTCGTACTTACATCAGGCAGCAATTAAGCCTTGTTATTCAGGAAGAATTTGGCTCAGTGGCTTGTATTGCTGGTGTGGCCACGGCTGGTATTCCGCAAGGGGCTTTAGTAGCGCAGGAGCTGGGCTTGCCTTTTGTTTACGTACGCGCAAAACCTAAAGACCACGGAACCGGTAACCTCATTGAAGGTGAAATTATGCCCGGCAAACGCGTAGCCGTGGTTGAAGACTTAATATCGACCGGAAAAAGCAGCCTGCAGGCTGTTGATGCCTTGCGCGAAGCTGGTTATGAAGTGGCTGGCCTTGCTGCCATTTTTAGTTACGGCTTTGATGTTGCCGAAGAGAACTTTAAAAAAGCAAAATGCCGTTACGTAACGCTTTCTAACTATAACGCTATGCTAAAATTTGCAGAAGAGAAGCAATACATTAACAGCGCCAGTATGGACCTGTTAAAGCAATGGCGTAATAACCCTGCCGAGTGGGGAAAATAA
- a CDS encoding NUDIX domain-containing protein, with protein MAQKYRIYINQKVILVTESAPAQAENYEQLDQQSFDLKILYNQLTTNNAGLYYYVLCDNAKAFLKQVMKSVTLIEAAGGLVKNDKGNYLFIYRNGKWDIPKGKLEKGEKPKEGAIREVEEECGITIDDCGKKIVNTYHVYTSRGEVVLKKTYWFKMKYKGKAKLKPQIEEGITDVKWLSKKEINMVTNNTFPSIMDVLAKRDLLADIPAPLLE; from the coding sequence ATGGCACAAAAATACAGAATTTATATCAACCAGAAGGTTATTTTGGTAACAGAATCTGCCCCTGCACAGGCCGAGAACTATGAACAGCTTGACCAGCAATCGTTTGATTTGAAAATTTTATACAACCAGCTTACCACCAACAACGCCGGGTTGTATTACTATGTGCTGTGCGATAACGCAAAAGCTTTTTTAAAGCAGGTAATGAAAAGCGTAACCTTGATAGAAGCCGCCGGTGGGCTGGTTAAAAATGACAAAGGAAATTATCTTTTTATATACCGTAACGGCAAGTGGGACATACCAAAAGGCAAGCTGGAAAAAGGTGAAAAGCCTAAAGAAGGCGCTATACGCGAAGTTGAGGAAGAGTGCGGCATTACCATTGACGACTGCGGCAAAAAGATAGTGAACACCTACCATGTTTATACCAGCCGGGGCGAAGTAGTACTTAAAAAAACCTACTGGTTTAAAATGAAGTACAAAGGTAAGGCTAAGCTAAAACCTCAGATTGAAGAAGGGATTACCGATGTAAAGTGGCTGAGCAAAAAAGAGATTAACATGGTAACAAACAACACCTTTCCGTCTATTATGGATGTGCTGGCGAAGCGTGATTTGCTTGCAGATATTCCAGCGCCTCTTTTGGAATAA
- the coaD gene encoding pantetheine-phosphate adenylyltransferase, with protein sequence MKIALFPGSFDPITKAHVDIVKRSLSLFDKLYIGIGVNSSKQSLLTIEQRQQMLRAVFAMEPKIHIIAYEGLTVDFCKSIDANYMIRGIRTVSDFEYEKAIAQMNHALAPDIESIFIVSKPGYSSISSTIVREVLRHNGDVSQFIPKEALEYLQANHASPAHP encoded by the coding sequence ATGAAAATTGCACTGTTTCCGGGTTCTTTTGACCCTATTACCAAGGCCCACGTTGATATTGTAAAACGCTCGCTAAGCTTGTTCGACAAGCTGTATATAGGCATAGGGGTTAACAGTTCGAAACAAAGCCTTTTAACTATTGAGCAGCGCCAGCAAATGCTGCGTGCCGTATTTGCCATGGAGCCCAAAATTCACATCATAGCTTATGAAGGCCTTACGGTAGATTTTTGTAAAAGTATTGATGCCAATTATATGATACGCGGCATACGTACCGTATCAGACTTTGAATATGAAAAGGCCATAGCACAAATGAATCATGCCCTGGCCCCCGATATTGAAAGCATCTTTATTGTGAGCAAACCCGGCTACTCATCCATCAGCTCAACCATTGTGCGCGAAGTGCTGCGGCACAATGGCGATGTAAGCCAGTTTATTCCAAAAGAGGCGCTGGAATATCTGCAAGCAAATCACGCTTCGCCAGCACATCCATAA
- a CDS encoding chemotaxis protein CheB: MSEIKSIVVVGASAGGFHAIGELISNMPQKLDLAVFVVLHMGRNSMADVLVQYIQKKTALTCELAENNKPIQSGHVYVAPPDIQTVVKKGTMRLIKGPHENRWRPSIDVLFRSAAAYYDSHAIGIVLTGLLDDGTSGMAAIKRSGGKCIVQEPLEAEFADMPINVLNNVEVDHRVPIADMGYVLQDILSKMPADSLHEIPEDVRIEAEITERRMSSMEELEKIGTRSNYSCPDCGGGLYEIKNDVITRFRCYTGHVYTGNLLLEKQSEGLEDSIWVSIRMLEERKNLLMRMANQNGNEVGGEGSKKEKARELGEHIERLKSLLVSINKNSGTTGGYE, translated from the coding sequence ATGAGTGAAATAAAATCAATTGTGGTGGTTGGCGCCTCGGCCGGTGGTTTTCACGCAATTGGCGAACTAATATCCAATATGCCTCAAAAGCTAGATTTGGCTGTTTTTGTGGTACTGCATATGGGGCGTAATTCAATGGCCGACGTTTTAGTACAATATATACAAAAGAAAACAGCACTTACTTGTGAACTTGCTGAAAATAACAAGCCAATACAAAGCGGGCATGTTTACGTTGCCCCTCCCGACATTCAGACCGTTGTAAAGAAAGGAACAATGCGCCTGATCAAAGGACCGCATGAAAACCGCTGGCGCCCCTCAATTGATGTGCTGTTCCGGTCGGCCGCTGCTTATTATGATTCACATGCCATAGGTATTGTATTAACCGGTTTACTGGATGATGGTACCTCGGGTATGGCGGCTATCAAGCGGTCGGGCGGTAAGTGCATTGTACAGGAACCGCTTGAGGCCGAGTTTGCCGATATGCCTATCAATGTGTTAAATAATGTAGAAGTAGACCATAGAGTGCCCATTGCCGATATGGGATACGTATTACAGGATATATTGTCGAAAATGCCTGCCGATTCATTACACGAAATACCAGAAGATGTAAGAATAGAAGCTGAAATTACCGAACGGAGGATGAGCAGTATGGAAGAGTTGGAAAAGATAGGTACCCGAAGCAATTACAGTTGCCCCGACTGTGGCGGTGGCTTGTATGAAATTAAGAACGATGTAATAACACGTTTCCGATGTTATACCGGCCACGTTTATACCGGCAACCTTCTGCTCGAAAAACAATCAGAAGGATTGGAAGACAGTATATGGGTATCCATACGCATGCTCGAAGAGCGCAAAAACCTACTGATGCGCATGGCTAATCAGAACGGTAATGAAGTAGGAGGAGAGGGCAGTAAAAAAGAAAAAGCGCGTGAACTGGGAGAACATATAGAGCGGTTGAAATCGCTGTTAGTAAGCATTAACAAAAATAGCGGTACAACAGGCGGATATGAGTAA
- a CDS encoding PAS domain S-box protein — MYRKDFWKKDTLEKLRKKAEGLLSEKTYQIEHSESLEMQTLFHELQIYQLELEMQNEELSSIALELETQKDRFSDLFELAPVGYLVLDSRAVIEEVNVTGSKQFGVRKAALLGKPLTSYLHADDLQQFYFFFRRLQSSGSEQEEQVRFKKANNETLYAQVNGKVITKGKFAFSCYLTITDITEKKKAQLEHEKAKRRLEVALDASQTGIWELAVPGGQVYVDELSCSLFGIKPQEFDGSYNTLLNLIDKDDRANVDATLRSSMVNGKDFTAEFFVNQPSGIRKYVAARGQMIDLQELGSRFIGTIIDISDKKQIEQETQQLKENQQYMITAASLLAEENERKRISDTLHDSVGQMLYAIKLNLQQLKQMSSSPYYEQAVKMLDQTVKDVRNISFQLAPSILDDFGVVAAIEDMAKRLSGPQLSIVTKFGSTKNLDTTLSLNIFRIVQELVNNGIKHGKATCICIELFKKGSQINLKVTDNGEGFTLPNPGTTPTGAGLSSIRNRLNLYKGTMEIHSAPGTGTTVAITIKQ; from the coding sequence ATGTATAGGAAGGATTTTTGGAAGAAAGATACGCTGGAGAAGCTGCGAAAAAAGGCGGAAGGATTGCTTAGCGAAAAGACCTATCAAATTGAGCATTCGGAGTCATTAGAGATGCAAACCCTTTTCCATGAGTTGCAGATTTACCAGCTTGAACTGGAAATGCAAAATGAGGAACTGAGTAGTATTGCCCTGGAGCTGGAAACGCAGAAAGACCGGTTTTCTGACTTGTTTGAACTTGCGCCGGTTGGCTATTTAGTGTTAGACAGCAGGGCAGTTATAGAGGAAGTAAATGTAACGGGTAGTAAGCAGTTTGGCGTACGTAAAGCGGCATTATTGGGTAAACCATTAACCAGCTATTTACATGCCGATGATCTGCAGCAATTTTATTTTTTTTTCAGAAGACTTCAATCATCGGGTTCGGAACAGGAAGAGCAGGTCCGTTTTAAGAAAGCCAACAATGAAACGCTTTATGCACAGGTTAATGGTAAGGTAATAACTAAAGGTAAATTTGCTTTCAGTTGCTACCTTACCATTACCGATATAACCGAGAAAAAGAAAGCCCAGTTGGAGCATGAAAAGGCCAAACGCCGTTTAGAAGTTGCGCTGGATGCCTCTCAAACCGGTATTTGGGAGCTTGCGGTTCCGGGTGGCCAGGTGTATGTTGACGAGCTGAGTTGCAGCTTGTTTGGCATTAAGCCGCAAGAGTTTGATGGCAGCTACAATACCCTGCTTAATTTAATTGACAAAGACGATAGGGCAAATGTTGATGCCACACTACGTAGTTCAATGGTTAACGGCAAAGACTTTACGGCCGAGTTTTTTGTAAATCAGCCATCGGGTATACGTAAATATGTAGCTGCAAGGGGGCAAATGATTGATTTACAAGAATTGGGTAGCCGTTTTATTGGAACCATAATCGATATAAGCGATAAAAAGCAAATTGAGCAGGAAACACAGCAGCTCAAAGAGAACCAACAATATATGATAACAGCCGCATCACTGCTGGCCGAAGAGAATGAACGCAAACGGATAAGTGATACCTTGCATGACAGTGTTGGGCAAATGTTATATGCCATAAAACTGAATTTGCAACAGCTCAAGCAAATGTCATCGAGCCCTTACTATGAGCAGGCCGTAAAAATGTTAGATCAAACTGTAAAAGACGTACGCAATATATCTTTCCAATTGGCGCCTTCTATACTTGATGACTTTGGTGTTGTTGCCGCTATAGAGGATATGGCTAAGCGCTTGTCCGGCCCGCAGTTAAGCATAGTAACCAAGTTTGGCAGCACAAAAAACCTGGATACTACCCTTTCGCTCAATATCTTCCGTATTGTACAGGAGTTGGTTAACAACGGCATAAAACATGGCAAAGCAACTTGTATTTGTATTGAGTTGTTTAAAAAGGGCAGCCAAATAAATTTAAAGGTTACCGACAATGGCGAAGGCTTCACATTACCAAACCCTGGCACCACGCCAACAGGTGCCGGTTTAAGCAGCATACGTAACCGCCTAAACCTGTATAAGGGTACTATGGAAATTCATTCAGCGCCCGGCACGGGTACTACGGTAGCCATTACTATAAAACAATAA
- a CDS encoding chemotaxis protein CheB, which yields MANHQEDNKNKYQNGMADNKDSKPAKTKSFPIICIGGSAGAFQAMEKLFAHMPADSGMAFIVVMHLDKNHVGSVAELLQNFTSLPVTEAEDGQPVKPDRVYLIPPNKDMGIHNGKLLLMTPSRFNGYRLPVDHFLQSLAEDQWNRAVAIILSGMGSDGETGIRMIKEKLGMVMVQDPESAQYDSMPQSAIATNLVDYVLAPEEMPIKLIQYLKHPAMADELNDELKNQNRDATAIQKVLMLLRTQTGHDFSQYKKNTITRRIDRRLAFHQLPDYTHYIAFLRENPQEIDVLFNELLIGVTKFFRDAAAFDVLKEKLYGLLRVKADNEPVRIWVVGCSTGEEAYSIAILIMECFSSIGGAKTPKVQIFATDLDEAAIEHARTGFYMDNIAADISPERLGRYFVKKEKGYQVTKDLREMIVFAQHNLIKDAPFTRLDLLTCRNVMIYLNAELQAKIIPVFHYSLNARGVLFLGPAETLGGFSEMFSAIDPKWKIYERRDGAPIMSKMVDFPFNISKQALHLYRVDEPEKPIKKKTLAETFSKILLENYTPASVLINGKGDILYINGRTGKFLELNAGEVTMNINEMAKDDLKYPLSNAIHQAGSQKDTINVNGIRLKEEGEVRVVDLKVSQLQNNALQGLLLVVFDDKGLLTKTERRKKYKGPEHNEAVEELEKELVYTKQQLRNTVEQMETSLEELKSTNEELQSTNEELQSTNEESLTTKEEMQSLNEELMTINVQYQSKAEELTQLNNDMKNMLDSTEIGTIFLDINMIILRFTPQVKKLFNVITTDIGRSINDIVFNFQYSSLEADIHHVIETLAVKEVEVKTKKDEWYKLRMMPYRTLDNFINGVVLTFTKVTELKAIEFKFETLNRYVKSMLSVLTTPALLLDKDLNIISSNEAYVSFFKISSIKEMIGLSLNILVHEFWKTSKLDKFLKQCTNQETKITFTNDFLVIGTKTITITSKPSVNETDGETLMTMIVIEE from the coding sequence ATGGCAAACCATCAAGAAGATAACAAAAATAAATACCAGAACGGCATGGCAGATAATAAAGACAGTAAGCCTGCAAAAACAAAATCGTTCCCAATTATATGTATTGGTGGTTCGGCAGGAGCATTCCAGGCCATGGAAAAATTATTTGCCCATATGCCGGCCGATAGCGGCATGGCCTTTATTGTGGTAATGCACCTGGATAAAAACCACGTGGGCAGCGTAGCCGAGCTTTTACAGAATTTTACATCCCTACCGGTAACCGAGGCCGAAGATGGTCAACCGGTTAAACCCGACCGTGTATACCTAATTCCGCCCAACAAAGACATGGGCATACATAACGGTAAATTGTTGCTCATGACACCATCGAGGTTCAACGGTTACCGCCTGCCGGTTGATCACTTTTTGCAAAGCCTGGCCGAAGACCAGTGGAACCGTGCTGTAGCCATCATCTTGTCGGGTATGGGATCTGACGGGGAAACCGGCATACGCATGATAAAGGAAAAACTGGGCATGGTGATGGTACAGGATCCCGAATCGGCGCAGTATGACAGTATGCCGCAAAGCGCCATAGCAACCAACCTGGTAGATTATGTGCTTGCTCCTGAGGAGATGCCCATAAAGCTCATACAGTATTTAAAGCATCCGGCTATGGCCGATGAGCTGAATGATGAACTGAAAAACCAAAACCGGGATGCAACAGCTATTCAAAAGGTATTAATGCTGCTGCGTACCCAAACCGGACATGATTTTTCGCAATACAAAAAAAACACCATCACCCGCCGTATAGACCGTAGGCTGGCATTTCATCAGCTGCCCGATTATACACATTATATTGCCTTTTTGCGCGAGAATCCGCAAGAGATTGATGTGCTTTTTAATGAGTTGTTGATAGGCGTAACCAAGTTTTTTAGAGATGCAGCTGCTTTTGATGTACTAAAAGAGAAGCTGTACGGGCTTTTGCGGGTCAAAGCCGACAATGAGCCTGTGCGTATATGGGTGGTAGGCTGTTCAACCGGCGAGGAAGCTTACTCTATAGCCATACTTATTATGGAGTGTTTTAGCAGCATAGGCGGAGCCAAAACACCTAAAGTGCAAATTTTTGCTACTGATTTAGATGAGGCCGCTATTGAGCATGCGCGCACCGGCTTTTACATGGATAACATAGCGGCCGATATTTCGCCCGAGCGCTTGGGGCGGTATTTTGTAAAAAAGGAAAAAGGGTACCAGGTTACTAAAGATTTGCGCGAAATGATTGTATTTGCGCAGCACAACCTTATTAAGGATGCGCCCTTTACCCGCCTGGATTTGTTAACCTGCCGCAATGTGATGATTTATTTAAATGCAGAGTTGCAGGCCAAAATCATACCCGTATTTCATTATTCGCTCAATGCGCGCGGCGTGCTGTTTTTGGGCCCCGCCGAAACGCTGGGCGGCTTCAGCGAAATGTTCTCGGCAATAGACCCCAAATGGAAGATATATGAACGTAGGGACGGAGCTCCCATCATGAGCAAAATGGTTGATTTTCCATTTAATATATCTAAGCAGGCACTTCATCTTTATAGGGTTGATGAACCTGAGAAGCCTATTAAAAAGAAAACACTTGCCGAAACCTTTAGCAAAATACTGCTTGAAAATTACACGCCGGCCTCTGTACTTATTAATGGTAAAGGCGATATATTGTATATAAACGGCCGTACCGGTAAGTTTTTGGAGCTTAATGCCGGCGAGGTGACCATGAACATTAATGAAATGGCTAAGGATGATCTGAAGTATCCCCTGAGTAACGCCATCCATCAGGCCGGTTCACAAAAAGACACCATTAATGTAAATGGCATCAGGCTTAAAGAAGAAGGGGAGGTGCGGGTGGTTGATTTGAAGGTTAGCCAGTTGCAAAACAACGCCTTGCAGGGGTTGCTGCTGGTAGTTTTTGATGATAAGGGCTTACTTACTAAAACCGAACGCAGAAAGAAATACAAGGGACCGGAACATAATGAAGCGGTAGAAGAGCTGGAAAAGGAACTGGTTTATACCAAACAGCAGCTACGTAATACGGTAGAGCAAATGGAAACCTCGCTGGAGGAACTTAAATCGACCAATGAGGAGTTGCAGAGCACTAATGAGGAGTTGCAGAGCACCAATGAGGAGTCGTTGACTACTAAAGAGGAAATGCAATCGCTTAATGAGGAATTGATGACCATTAATGTGCAGTACCAATCCAAAGCCGAAGAGCTTACCCAGCTGAACAATGACATGAAGAACATGCTGGACAGTACCGAAATTGGTACCATATTTTTGGACATTAATATGATTATACTGCGGTTTACACCGCAGGTTAAAAAGCTTTTTAATGTTATTACCACCGATATTGGCCGCTCTATAAATGATATTGTTTTTAACTTTCAGTACTCCAGCCTTGAGGCCGATATACACCATGTGATTGAGACGCTGGCCGTTAAAGAAGTAGAGGTAAAAACAAAAAAAGATGAGTGGTACAAGCTGCGTATGATGCCTTACCGCACGCTCGATAACTTTATTAATGGCGTTGTATTAACATTTACCAAAGTGACCGAGCTAAAAGCTATTGAATTTAAATTCGAAACGCTGAATAGGTATGTTAAAAGCATGTTGTCGGTTTTAACAACACCAGCGCTTTTATTAGATAAAGACCTTAACATTATTAGCTCTAATGAAGCTTATGTATCTTTTTTTAAGATTAGCAGTATAAAAGAAATGATAGGCCTGAGTTTAAACATACTGGTGCACGAGTTCTGGAAAACCAGTAAGCTCGACAAATTTTTGAAGCAGTGTACAAACCAGGAAACTAAAATTACGTTTACGAACGATTTTTTGGTTATTGGCACAAAAACTATCACAATAACCTCAAAACCGTCTGTAAATGAAACTGACGGCGAAACTTTGATGACGATGATTGTTATTGAAGAGTAG